One Desulfobulbus oligotrophicus DNA segment encodes these proteins:
- a CDS encoding 4Fe-4S dicluster domain-containing protein has protein sequence MQYGMIIDVDKCVGCHACVIACKAEWEVPTQFDRNWVHRLGPSLTSDGMAATYYPGLCNHCEIPVCVPVCPADPVNVTFKDAKTGKTVTMEISATWKDPFNGTVQVDRERCIGCGACAEACPYDARFIDESLKDDTSLGKVDKCTYCMPRVAEGLEPACVQTCLARARIFGDLDDPNSEVSQYVKKGAVGLTSKAVQIGPHGLYYASKKGDMELLMQAAPQEMPKVSLRRSMLTRLTVAAQTHMKEIGLLGLAGGLLVQSVQDDDKE, from the coding sequence CGACAAGTGCGTTGGCTGCCATGCCTGCGTGATTGCCTGTAAGGCCGAGTGGGAAGTACCCACTCAATTCGATCGCAACTGGGTGCACCGACTCGGCCCGAGTCTCACCTCAGACGGTATGGCGGCCACCTACTACCCGGGACTATGCAACCACTGTGAAATACCAGTCTGTGTACCGGTTTGTCCGGCTGATCCGGTGAATGTTACCTTCAAGGATGCCAAGACCGGCAAGACAGTTACCATGGAAATCAGCGCCACCTGGAAAGACCCGTTTAACGGGACTGTTCAGGTTGATCGGGAACGCTGCATCGGGTGCGGTGCCTGTGCCGAGGCCTGCCCCTACGATGCTCGTTTTATTGATGAAAGCCTCAAGGACGACACCAGTCTTGGCAAGGTTGACAAGTGTACCTACTGTATGCCGCGGGTCGCCGAAGGGCTGGAGCCGGCATGCGTACAAACCTGTCTTGCCCGGGCCCGGATATTTGGTGATCTCGACGATCCGAACTCCGAGGTGTCCCAGTATGTCAAAAAAGGAGCAGTCGGGCTGACCTCCAAGGCTGTACAGATCGGTCCACACGGGCTGTACTATGCCAGTAAAAAAGGAGACATGGAACTGCTGATGCAGGCTGCACCACAGGAGATGCCCAAGGTCTCACTGCGACGCTCCATGCTCACACGTCTGACGGTTGCCGCCCAGACCCACATGAAGGAAATCGGGTTACTCGGTCTGGCCGGCGGCCTTCTGGTACAATCGGTCCAGGATGATGACAAGGAGTAA